The following proteins are encoded in a genomic region of Ornithinibacillus sp. 4-3:
- a CDS encoding metal ABC transporter solute-binding protein, Zn/Mn family — protein sequence MKSIKSVLILLFMGLLIVGCSSKEEESSSSEQSSDLTIYTTVYPLQYIVEEIAGDTITVNSVFPPGADGHTYEPTSKEMTEFAKSDAFIYIGEGMEAFAESIAGALETQDVKLIEIGKHEKLFQKGAHSHNHAHGDDDHDHDSHGHEEDDHDHDGHDHGDVGSVEIDGLADHYHTGDEIHLTATPTEATDHDHWHWFTLDPDAEEWEVVEGQSTDHFEGEATVSDQQIKAVLYGDDHDVVAESEPITIHIDDHGHDDHAHGDDDHDHDSHGHEEDDHDHDAHGHEEDDHDHGAHAHGDVGSVEIEGLAGHYHTGDEIHLTATPAEATDHDHWHWFTLDPDGEDWEVVEGQATDHFEGEATVADQQIKAVLYGDDHDVIAESEPVTIAIDDHSEHDPHIWTDPLRVVQVAEIVKEELIALNPSEEDLYNENFEALKEKLIALDEKFTNLLEQKENKYIIVPHAAFGYWEERYGIEQIAISGLSTEEEPSQKALVEVMTAADEHDIEYILYEQNSENRLSKVIQDEIGAEALTIHNLEVRTEEDIENEKDYISLMEENLEILDKVTK from the coding sequence TCAAGTTCCGAACAATCATCAGATTTGACAATCTATACAACTGTTTACCCACTTCAATATATTGTTGAAGAAATTGCAGGAGATACAATAACGGTTAATTCTGTTTTTCCACCAGGAGCAGATGGACATACATATGAGCCAACATCAAAAGAAATGACGGAATTTGCGAAAAGTGATGCTTTTATTTATATAGGTGAAGGAATGGAAGCTTTTGCCGAAAGTATTGCCGGTGCACTGGAAACACAGGATGTAAAGTTAATTGAAATTGGAAAACATGAAAAGCTTTTCCAAAAAGGAGCACATTCTCATAATCACGCTCATGGAGATGATGATCATGACCATGATTCTCACGGTCATGAAGAAGATGACCACGATCATGATGGACATGATCACGGAGATGTAGGTTCCGTTGAAATTGATGGATTAGCAGATCATTATCACACAGGTGATGAAATTCATTTAACAGCAACACCAACAGAAGCTACAGACCATGATCATTGGCATTGGTTTACCTTAGATCCTGATGCAGAGGAATGGGAAGTAGTGGAAGGGCAATCTACAGACCATTTTGAAGGGGAAGCAACAGTTTCAGATCAACAGATTAAAGCAGTGCTTTATGGAGATGATCATGATGTAGTAGCAGAATCAGAACCAATTACTATTCATATAGATGATCACGGCCATGACGACCATGCTCATGGAGACGATGACCATGACCATGATTCTCACGGTCATGAAGAAGATGACCACGATCATGATGCACACGGTCATGAAGAAGATGATCACGATCATGGCGCTCACGCACACGGAGATGTAGGTTCCGTTGAAATTGAGGGATTAGCAGGGCATTACCACACAGGTGATGAAATTCATTTAACAGCAACACCAGCAGAAGCAACAGATCACGATCACTGGCACTGGTTTACTTTAGATCCTGATGGAGAAGATTGGGAAGTAGTGGAAGGCCAAGCTACGGATCATTTTGAAGGAGAAGCGACTGTTGCAGATCAACAAATTAAAGCTGTGTTATATGGAGATGATCATGACGTAATAGCAGAGTCAGAACCAGTAACAATTGCTATTGATGATCACAGTGAACATGATCCACATATTTGGACAGATCCATTACGTGTGGTTCAAGTTGCTGAAATAGTGAAAGAAGAATTAATTGCTTTAAATCCAAGTGAAGAAGATCTTTATAATGAAAATTTTGAAGCATTAAAAGAGAAATTAATCGCATTAGATGAGAAGTTTACAAATCTTCTAGAACAGAAAGAAAATAAATATATTATTGTTCCACATGCAGCATTTGGTTATTGGGAAGAACGCTATGGTATCGAGCAAATCGCGATTAGTGGTTTATCTACAGAAGAAGAGCCTTCACAAAAAGCTTTAGTAGAAGTGATGACAGCAGCAGATGAACATGATATCGAATATATTTTATATGAACAAAATAGTGAAAATCGTTTATCCAAAGTTATTCAAGATGAAATTGGTGCTGAAGCGTTAACGATTCACAACTTAGAAGTAAGAACTGAAGAAGATATTGAAAATGAGAAAGATTATATTTCCTTAATGGAGGAAAACTTAGAAATATTAGATAAAGTAACAAAATAA